A window of the Brassica oleracea var. oleracea cultivar TO1000 chromosome C1, BOL, whole genome shotgun sequence genome harbors these coding sequences:
- the LOC106295040 gene encoding T-complex protein 1 subunit eta: MASMMQPQIILLKEGTDTSQGKAQLLSNINAVTAVGDVVRTTLGPRGMDKLIHDDKGSVTISNDGATIMKLLDIVHPAAKILVDIAKSQDSEVGDGTTTVVLLAAEFLKEAKPFVEDGVHSQNLIRSYRTASTLAIEKVKELAVSIEGKSVEEKKGLLAKCAATTLSSKLIGGEKEFFATMVVDAVMAIGDDDRLNLIGIKKVPGGNMRDSFLVDGVAFKKTFSYAGFEQQPKKFLNPKILLLNIELELKSEKENAEIRLSDPSQYQSIVDAEWNIIYDKLDKCVESGAKVVLSRLAIGDLATQYFADRDIFCAGRVAEGDLNRVAAAAGGTVQTSVNNIIPEVLGTCEIFEEKQVGGERFNIFSGCPSGRTATIVLRGGADQFIEEAERSLHDAIMIVRRAVKNSTVVPGGGAIDMEISKYLRQHSRTIAGKSQLFINSYAKALEVIPRQLCDNAGFDATDVLNKLRQKHAMQSGEGASYGVDINTGGIADSFANFVWEPAVVKINAINAATEAACLILSVDETVKNPKSESAQGDAAGAMGRGRGGGRGRGMRRR; this comes from the exons ATGGCGTCGATGATG CAACCGCAGATCATTCTGCTGAAGGAAGGCACAGACACTTCTCAGGGGAAAGCGCAGCTGCTCAGCAACATCAACGCCGTCACGGCGGTCGGCGACGTGGTTCGAACCACGCTCGGGCCGCGAGGGATGGACAAGCTCATCCACGACGATAAGGGATCCGTCACCATTTCCAACGACGGCGCTACCATCATGAAGCTCCTCGACATCGTTCATCCCGCCGCTAAGATCCTCGTCGATATCGCCAAATCTCAAGATTCAGAG GTAGGTGATGGGACGACTACAGTTGTGCTTCTTGCAGCGGAGTTTTTGAAGGAGGCTAAGCCGTTTGTTGAGGATGGTGTTCACTCTCAGAATCTGATTAGGAGTTATCGCACTGCGAGCACTTTG GCTATTGAGAAGGTGAAAGAATTAGCTGTTAGCATTGAGGGGAAGAGTGTGGAGGAGAAGAAAGGTCTGTTGGCTAAGTGTGCTGCTACCACTCTTTCCTCTAAGCTTATTGGTGGAGAGAAAGAGTTTTTTGCTACAATGGTTGTTGATGCTGTTATGGCCATTGGGGATGACGACAGGCTTAATTTGATTGGGATCAAAAAG GTTCCTGGTGGTAACATGAGAGACTCTTTCCTAGTTGACGGTGTGGCTTTCAAAAAGACATTCTCATATGCGGGTTTTGAACAACAGCCAAAGAAGTTTCTTAATCCGAAAATCCTTCTTCTTAACATCGAGCTGGAGTTGAAATCTGAGAAGGAAAACGCTGAGATTAG GCTATCGGATCCATCACAGTACCAGTCAATAGTCGATGCAGAATGGAATATCATTTATGACAAGCTAGACAAATGTGTAGAAAGTGGAGCAAAAGTTGTTCTTTCTCGATTGGCTATTGGTGATCTAGCTACTCAG TATTTTGCAGATCGTGATATTTTCTGCGCTGGCCGTGTAGCAGAAGGAGATCTTAATCGCGTGGCTGCTGCCGCTGGTGGAACAGTCCAGACAAGTGTTAACAATATAATACCCGAG GTTCTCGGAACTTGTGAGATATTTGAGGAAAAACAAGTTGGTGGGGAGAGGTTTAACATATTCAGTGGTTGCCCTTCAGGACGTACAGCAACTATTGTCCTTCGTGGTGGAGCTGATCAG TTCATCGAAGAAGCTGAGCGGAGTTTACATGATGCTATTATGATTGTGAGGAGAGCTGTGAAGAACTCAACTGTTGTTCCTGGAGGTGGAGCTATAGAT ATGGAGATAAGCAAGTACCTGAGGCAGCATTCACGAACTATTGCCGGGAAGTCTCAGCTTTTCATTAACTCGTATGCAAAGGCCCTGGAG GTTATTCCACGACAATTATGTGACAATGCTGGATTTGATGCAACTGATGTGCTGAATAAATTAAGACAAAAACACGCCATGCAAAGCG GTGAAGGAGCTTCGTATGGAGTGGACATTAACACTGGTGGAATAGCTGATTCATTTGCTAACTTCGTCTGGGAACCAGCAGTTGTGAAG ATTAATGCTATAAATGCTGCGACTGAAGCAGCTTGCCTTATCCTTAGTGTGGATGAAACTGTGAAGAACCCTAAA TCTGAGAGCGCACAGGGAGATGCAGCAGGTGCTATGGGGAGAGGACGCGGTGGTGGTCGTGGCCGTGGCATGAGAAGGCGATAA